Below is a genomic region from Phycisphaeraceae bacterium.
AGGCGCCATCGGCGAACAGGTGCTTGACCCAGGGCCAGCGCTTGCGGATGCCGTCCAGGATGATCTGGGCACCGGCGCTGTCGGAGATGTCGGCGGGCGTGAGGTTGACCATCAGCAGCCTGCCGTCGGTGTCCACGGCGATGTGGCGTTTGCGTCCGACAGTCTTCTTGCCGGCGTCATATCCCCTTTGCGCACCTGGAGCCGGGGCCTTCACAGTCTGGCTGTCGATCACTCCCGCCGAGGGGCTGGCCTCGCGTCCAGCCCGCTCGCGATCGACCATCAAGGCCAGATCGTGGATGGTCTGGAACAGGAAGCGGCGCGCCAACTCGCGGAACCACGCGTAGACCGTTTGCCACGCTCCGAAGTGGATCGGCAGCATTCGCCAGCCGCAACCGGAGCGGACCAGGTAGCGCACCGCGTTCAGCACCTCGCGGAACTCG
It encodes:
- a CDS encoding IS5 family transposase produces the protein MWTDQSRGRMAKIAKKTKRYPSDLTDEEWERIAPLMPKPGRMGRPREVEFREVLNAVRYLVRSGCGWRMLPIHFGAWQTVYAWFRELARRFLFQTIHDLALMVDRERAGREASPSAGVIDSQTVKAPAPGAQRGYDAGKKTVGRKRHIAVDTDGRLLMVNLTPADISDSAGAQIILDGIRKRWPWVKHLFADGAYDRLKLMDKAAYLDFVIKVIRRSDDQKGFKVLPRRWVVERTFGWMVRWRRLVRDYESRIDVSEAMILVAMGGNLLRRNAHP